DNA sequence from the Amycolatopsis sp. Hca4 genome:
GTCCGCGACGTTCGTGGCGTCCCAGGCGCCGCCGAGGCCGGCTTCGAGCACCGCGGCCTCCACCGGCGCGTCGGCGAACGCGGCGAACGCCATCCCGGTCAGGATCTCGAACTTGCTCATCTCGACGCCGTCCGCCGACGCACCGTCCACCATGGACACGTACGGGGCGATGTCGTGCCACAGCTCGGCGTAGCGCGCGGCGGAGATCGGACGGCCGTCGAGCGCGATCCGCTCGGTGACCAGCTGCAGGTGCGGGCTCGTGTAGCGGCCGACGCGCAGGCCCATCCGGGTCAGCAGCGCGTCGATCATCCGGGCCGTGGAGCCCTTGCCGTTCGTGCCGGCCACGTGCAGCACCGGGTAACCGCGGTTCGGCTCGCCCAGCAGCTGCGTGAGCGCGGAGATCCGGGTCAGCGACGGCTCGATCTTCGTCTCCGGCCAGCGCTGGTTCAGCTCGGCCTCGACGGCCATCAGCTCGCGCCGCGCCTCGGGGCCGTCCGGGTCGCCGTAGTCAACCTGTTCGCCCTGGTCGTCGAGCTCGTGCAGCTCGGTGTCCTCGGGCACGGTGAGGTCGGGCACCGGGCCGGTGGCCAGGTTGTCGCCGAGCTGGCCGACCCCGCCGATCCCGCCGCGCGAGCCGCCGCCGGCTTCGAACGCGACGTCGCGGACGTCCAGTTCCGGGTCGTGGTCGTCGGACTCCTCGTACCCCGACGTCCCCAGCTCGTCGACGCCCGCGAAGCTGTCCAGATCCGACAGGTCCGGCTTGCGACCTGTCTCATCCTGCGGCACTGAATCTCCTCCGGCCTGGGGTTTTCGCACTTGCCTTCCGAGTCTACGTGCGTGAGCGGTGGCACTCTCGACGCATGCCGTTCAACCACAACGACCACTACCACCCACTGCTGCTGGACCTGCTGCCGCCGGGACCCGGGATCGCGCTGGACGTCGGCTGCGGCACCGGCCGGTTCGCCCGGCGGCTGGCCGCGACCGGCATGGCGGTGGAGGCGGTCGACGTCTCGGCGGCGATGGTCGCGGCGGCGGCCGGGCTGGGGTCGCCGGGGCCGGGCGAGATCGTCTACCGGCAGGCCGACGTCACCACCGACCCGCTGCCCGAGGCGCACTACGACTACATCTCGTGCCTGGCGTCGCTGCACCACATGCCGTTCGAGACGGTCGCCAAGCTGCGCCGCGCACTGGTGCCGGGCGGCGTGCTCGTGGTGCTCGGCCTGGCGAAGCCGAGCACGCCGGCGGACTGGGCGAAGGTGGTCGCGGCGGTCCCGGTCAACGCGCTCGCGCGGCTGGTCGTCTACGCCGGCGAACGGCTGAACGGCGGCCCCGAGGAGGGCCCGAAGGCCCCGGTCGTCGACGACTACCCGACGCTGGCCGAGCTGCGCCGCGAGTCGGCCCGGCTACTCCCCGGGAGCACGGTCCGGTCGTTGCTGTTCTGGCGCACCTTGATCACTTACCGTGAGCACGGCGACGGTGACCCGACTGACGGGTGAAGTCCGTCCCGTGGGCGCCCGGGGCTCGCTAAATCTGGGGACAGCCGTCCCCAGAGTGAGAGCGAGGTCTTCATGCGCACCACCCGGCTGCTCGTCGCTGTCCTTTCGGCAGCCGTCCTGCTCACCGCCACCGCGGCCGCCGCGTCGGCGGCCGGGACTGTCCACCACTACGTCGCCCTCGGCGATTCCTACACCTCCGGGCCGTTCATCCCGCTGCAGCGGTCCGACCCGCTCGGGTGCGGGCGGTCGACGGCGAACTACCCGTCGATCCTCGCGGCGACGCTGAAACCCGGCGTGTTCACCGACGTCAGCTGCGCCGGGGCGACCACGGCCTCGATGACCGCGCCGCAGCCGGTGGCGTTCAACGCCACGAACCCCCCGCAGCTGAACGCCCTGCGCCTCGACACGGACCTGGTCACCCTCGGCATCGGCGGCAACGACTTCGACCTCTTCGGCCGGCTGCTGGCGACCTGCCCGGGACTGCGCGCGGGCGCCCCGGCCGGCAACCCCTGCGAGCAGCACTTCACGGTCAACGGCGTCGAGACGGTGCCGATGGCCGTCACCGCCATCCAGCCGCGGATCGAGGCCGTTCTGGCCGCGATCCACCAGCGCTCGCCCGGGGCCCGGGTGATCGTCGTCGGCTACCCGCGGATCGCCCCGGACACCGGGTCGTGCCCGGACGTCCTCCCGTTCGCCGACGGCGACTACGCCTGGCTCAACCGCGTCGAGAGCGATCTCAACGCGGCCCTCGCCGCCGCCGCGGCGAACACCGCCGCGGAGTACGTCGACACCTTCGGCCCGTCGACCGGCCACGACGCCTGCGCCCGCGGCGGGGCGGCGTGGATCAACGGCAAGGACCCGAACATCTTCGCGGCGGCCGCCTACCACCCGTTCCAAGCCGGGATGGCCGGCGCCGCCGCGGCCGTGCTCAAGGCGCTGACCTGACGAAGCCCAGCACGAGCCGGGCGAACTCGTCCGGCAGTTCGGCCGGGGCACCGTGCCCCGCGTCGATCTCGGCGGCGCGCGCGTCCGGGATCGCGGCGACCAGCGCACGCTGCTGGTCCGCGGTGACGATCCGGTCGTGCGCGCTGCCGAGCACCAGCACCGGCGCGGTGATCCGGCCGAGCACCGGCCGCAGGTCGACGGCGCGGTCGGCTTCGATCTGCCGGTCCGCGCCGGGCTGGATCACCGTCTCGAGCGTCTTGACGAGCTGTTCGTTGCTCTCCGCGGTGGCCTGTTCCCAGTACCGCGGCCCGAAGGCCATCAGCGGCAGCATGCGGGCGAAGGTCCCGGTCTCCAGCAGGTCCAGCCAGTAGCGGAACTCGGCGTCCTGCCGGACGTCGGTCGCGGGCCAGGCGGCGTGCAGGACGGCGCTCCGGACGCGGCGCGGGCGGGTACCGGCCAGCTGGGCCGCGACGACCCCGCCGAGCGAGTGCCCGACGACGTGGGCGGTGTCGAACCCGGCGTCGTCCAGGACGGCTTCGGCCTGGGCGGCGAGGGCTTCGACGGTGATCGGGCCGCCGTCGTCGGTGGTCCGGCCGGAGCCGGGGAAGTCCGGGGCCAGCACGGTGAAGCCGTCCGCCTGCGCGGTCAGCGGTGCCCACTGTTCGCGGGAGGCGGCGGTGCCGTGCAGCAGGAGCAGCGCGGGGCCGTCGCCGGTCCGGTCGTAGTGGACGACGGTGTCTTCGAGCGTCACTTCCGGCATCGTTCAGACGATCTCTCGCAGAGCGGCGGTGAACGCGCGCGGGTTTTCCTGGTGCGGCAGGTGCCCGCAGCCGGCGAGGACGTGCACGCGGGCGCCGGGCGTTTCCGCGGCGCAGGTGCGCGGCACCTCCAGGGGGATCTGGGCGTCGAGCTCGCCGTGCAGGTAGGTGATCGGGGTCTTCAGGTCCTTCAGCCGCGGCCGTGGGTCGTAGGTGGTGCATTCGGTGAACAGGGCGTCGATGTAGGTGCCGGAGTCGAGCAGCTGGCGGAGCGTCCAGTCGACGAGCTCGCGCGCGGCGCCGGGTGCGAACCAGCCCGGCACCCAGCCCGCCAGCGTGCCCGCCCGGTCGTCGACGAGCTGTCCGCGCAGGCTGAGGACTTGGTCGAGCATGCCGGTGCCCGGCCAGTACCCGGGACTGCCGACGGCGACGACGTGGTCGACCAGGTCCGGCCGCTTCAGGCCGAGTTCGGTGGCGAAGAGGCCACCGATGCTGGACCCGACGACGGTGGGCTCGATCTCCAGCGTTTCGACCAGCCGGGTGAGGTCGGCGGTGATCTGCGCGATGGTGTTGCCTTCGGCGGGGCGGTCGGAGCGGCCGCACCCGCGCCAGTCGAGGGTGACGACGCGGTGGTCGCGCACGAGGTCGGGCAGGCACGAGCCCCAGACGCGGCCGCTGGTCCCCCAGCCGTGCAGGAGCAGCAGGGCCGGGCCGGTGCCGTCGTCTTCGTAGTGGAGGCGGGTTCCGTTGACTTCCGTGATCGGCATGGGTTCAGCGTCGTTCGCGGGCGCCGGCTTTTCGATGGCCAAGACGCTCCTACACTGATCACGAATCCTGATGAATGGGGGCCGGTCGGTGGAGCTGCGCCAGCTGAGGTACTTCGTGACGGTGGCGGAGGAACTGCACTTCGGCCGCGCGGCGGAGCGCCTGCACATCGTCCAGCCTGCGGTGAGCCAGCAGATCCGGCGGCTGGAGCGGTCGCTGGGCGTGACGTTGTTTTCCCGCACGACGCGTTCGGTGGTCTTGACGGAGGCGGGGCAGCGGTTCCTGCCGGAGGCACGGGAGGTGCTGGCGGCGGCGCGCCGGGCGGCAGAGTCGGTGGCATCGCTGCGCGACGTCCGGTTGCTGCGGCTCGGCACGAGCGAGGGTCTGGGTGACCGGTTGGATGCGCTGCTTCGCGCGTTCGCCCGGGTTTCTCCTTCGACTTCGTTGGAGCTGGTTCACGCGCCGACTCTTCAGCGGTTGCAGCGAGTGCGGGACGGATCCCTGGACGCGACCATCGTGCGGGGTCCCTGGCCTTCGTCCGGGCTCGACTTGACTCCGTTGTGGATGGACGAGGTGTTCGTGGCTTTGCCCGCGTCCCACCCGCTGGCTTCGTCTTCTGTGGTTTCCTTCGCTTCACTGGCTTCGCTTCCCGCGCGGCTGAGTCCGCCGTCGCGGAACCAGCCGCTGTACGACCTGGTGGTTTCGTGTTGCCGGGAGGCGGGGTTCGAGCCGGTGCTGGGACCGGACTTCACGACGGCGCAGGACACGTTGGGAACGCTGGGGTTCGGCCGTCCACACTGGACGGTGTTCTACCGGGCGCACGCGAACCTGCTGCCGGTGCCGGGGGTGGCCTTCCGGCCGTTGAAAGAGCCGACGCCCCGAATGCAGACGTACCTGGCGACGCCTTCGGACCGTCGGGTGACGGCCGAGGTGGTGGCGTTGATCGAAGCAGCGCGGGCGACCGAGACCGGTTGAGGTTCCGCGGCGCGTTGCCCGGGCCCGGGGTCACCGATGGGCCATCATGTCCGGGTGGCCGACGCCGAGCCGAGCAGCAACCCTGCGGAGAAGGAGCAGAAGCCGCCCGAAGGGTTGTCCCAGTTCATCGGCAAGGTGCTCGACCAGCTGAGCTTGAGTGCTTGGATGCCCGCCGCCATGCTGGTCGGCTGCGGCGCGGTGCTCCTGCAACTGCGCAGCCAGGGTAACTTCGACTTGGGCGCAGCAGTGGTCGGGTTGACCGCGAAGCCGCTGGGCATCCTCGTGGTGCTGCTGTTCGCCCTGGTCTTGGCAGCTCTGGTCAGCCAGGCGTTCTCATTCTCGGCGATCAGGTTCTTCGAAGGCTACTGGAAGGGCCCGCTGGTCTGGCTGGGCGTGTACCGCATCATGGTCCGATACAAAGCGCGAAGGTGGCACAGGCTCACAGACAAGCTCCAGGAGCAGACCAATCGGGCGTTCGAAACAGCTAGGCGAGCAATGCTCGACAACAACCGATACGAGCTCGCCTTCGTCCGCTTGGTCGAAGAAGTCTTCCGCCAGGATGAGGTTCCCGACACCCCCGAATACCGGGCAGCGCAATCGTTCGACTGGCGGCGCGTACTCCCTCCGGATGTAGCAAGCAGGGAGTTTCGGCTCGCACAGGCCCAGCGCGAGTATCCGTTCCCGCACCGCATGCTGCCCACAAAGCTCGGCAACATCCTCCGCGCTACCGAAGACCGCATCAGTCGCGGCCAGGACACACAAGACCTCATGCTCCGGCGCGGCGAAGACATCCCCGCCCGGCTACGCCTGCACCACGATCAGTTTCGCACCCGGCTCGACATGTACTGCACGCTGATCTTCGTCCACCTCGGGCTTGCCGCCCTCACCATCGCGTTGCTCGTACCCGCCCGGAACTCGTTGCTGGGCACCGCCGTGACCACCACGGTTTTCTTGTTGCTGGCCATCGCCAGTTACTCGGCCGCCATCGCGAGTGCCCGCGGCTACTGCACGACCCTGAAAGTGATCTTCTCAGTGCCCACTGCCGGGTAACGGCTCCATCGGCAGCTTGTGCCTGGAACACATCGGGGTGCCGATCGAACGAGCCGTTTTATCACAGCCCGGTACCGTGCACCGATACCGCTTCATCTGCGGCTCGGATTCCCCAGGGAGCCGGTCGTCGACCACGAACCGACTTTCCCCCCGCTCACCGCCAGTGTCAACGCACGGCCCGTCGTCAAGAACTATTGACCACACGGTGATTCTTCGTCAGCTTCCCACCGTGGATACGACAAAGCCCGGCACTCCGCGAAAGAGTGCCGGGCTTTCGTCCACAATCTCAGGAAGCCGGCAGCGCCGCCAAGCGGGCCGTGATGCGGTCGATGTCCGCCTCCGCCGTTTCCTTGCGGGTCTTGATCTTCGCCACCACCTGCTCCGGGGCCTTCGCGATGAACGCCTCGTTGCCGAGCTTCGCCTCCGTCTGGGTCAGCTCCTTCCGGGCCGCCGCCAGGTCCTTCTCGAGGCGCTTGCGCTCCGCCGCGACGTCGACCGTTCCCGACAGGTCCAGCTCCACCGTCACCACGCCGTCCGCCAGGGCCACCTCCAGCGAGGCGCTCGCCGCGAAGTCGTCGGCCGGCGGGGTCAACCGGACCAGCGAACGGACCGCGTCCTCGTGGCCACCCGCGTAACCCGCCAGGCGCGCCGCCACCTTCTGGCCCGGCTTCAGGCCCTGGTCCGCGCGGAACCTGCGGATCTCCGTCACCAGCTTCTGGACGTCCGCGATCCGGGCGTCCGCGACCGGGTCGGCGTAACCCGGCGAAGCGGAAGGCCACGAAGCGATCACCAGCGACTCGCCGCCGGTCAGGGCCGTCCAGAGCTTCTCCGTGATGAACGGGATGAACGGGTGCAGCAACCGCAGCACCGTGTCCAGCACGTGGCCGAGGACAGCGCGCGTTGCGGCGACCCGAGCGTCATCTCCCTGGTACAGCTGGACCTTCGCCAGCTCCAAGTACCAGTCGCACAGCTCGTTCCAGGTGAACTGGTAGAGCGCGCCCGCCACCTTCGCGAACTGGAACTCCTCGAACAGGCCGTCCACTTCGGACACCAGTGCGCCGAGGCGGCCGAGGATCCAGCGGTCCGCCTCCGTCAGAGAAGAAGCCTCCGGCAACGGCGAAGCGACCGAAGCGCCGTTCATCATCGCGAACTTCGTCGCGTTCCACAGCTTCGTGCAGAAGTTGCGGGAGCCCGCCGCCCACTCGTCGGCCAGTGCCATGTCCGCGCCCGGGTTGGCGCCGCGGGCCAGGGTGAACCGGGTCGCGTCCGCGCCGTACGCGTCCATCCACTCCAGCGGGTCGATCACGTTGCCGCGCGACTTCGACATCTTCTTGCCCTGCGCGTCGCGGATCAGGCCGTGCAGGTACACGTGGTCGAACGGCTGCGCGCCGTGCATCTGGTGCACGCCGAACATCATCATCCGGACCACCCAGAAGAACAGGATGTCGTAGCCCGTCGAGAGCACGCTCGTCGGGTAGAACTTGGCCAGGTCCTCCGACGACGACGGCCAGCCCAGCGTCGACATCGGCCACAGGCCCGACGAGAACCACGTGTCCAGCACGTCCGGGTCCTGCGTCCAGCCCTCACCCGTCGGCGGCTGCTCGTCCGGGCCGACGCACACGACTTCCCCGTCCGGGCCGTAGTACACCGGGATGCGGTGGCCCCACCACAGCTGGCGCGAGATCGTCCAGTCGTGCATGTTGTCGACCCAGTCGAAGTACCGCTTGCCCAGCTCCGGCGGGTGGATCTTCGTCCGGCCGTCGCGGACCGCGTCGCCGGCCAGCTTGGCCAGCTGCTCGACCTTGACCCACCACTGCAGCGACAGCCGCGGCTCGACCACCGTGTCGCACCGCGAGCAGTGCCCGACCGCGTGCACGTACGGCCGCTTCTCCGCGACGATCCGGCCCAGCTCGCGCAGCGCCGCGACGATCGCCGGGCGCGCCTCGAACCGGTCGAGGCCCTCGAACGGCCCCGGCGCGGTGATCTCCGCGCGCTCGTTCATGATCGTCAGCATCGGCAGGTCGTGGCGGCGGCCGATCTCGAAGTCGTTGGGGTCGTGCGCCGGGGTGACCTTGACCGCACCGGTGCCGAACTCCGGGTCGACGTGCTTGTCGGCCACGATCGGGATGCGGCGGCCGGTCAGCGGCAGCTCGACCTCGGTGCCGACCAGGTGCGCGTACCGCTCGTCGTCCGGGTGGACGGCGACCGCGGTGTCGCCCAGCATCGTCTCCGCGCGTGTCGTCGCCACCACGATCGCGTTGTCGCCGTCGCCGTAGCGGATCGAGACGAGCTCGCCGTCGTCGTCGTTGTGGTCGACCTCGATGTCCGACAGCGCCGTCTGGCAGCGGGGGCACCAGTTGATGATCCGCTCGGCCCGGTAGATCAGGCCCTCGTCGAAGAAGTTCTTGAACACCGTCTGGACGGCCTTGGACAGGTTCTCGTCCATGGTGAAGCGCTCGCGCGACCAATCGACGCCGTCGCCGAGGCGCTTCATCTGGCCGAGGATCTTGCCGCCGTACTCGGCCTTCCACTCCCAGACGCGCTCGACGAACTTCTCGCGGCCCAGGTCGTGGCGCGAAAGGCCCTCACCCGCCAGCTGGCGCTCGACGACGTTCTGCGTCGCGATGCCGGCGTGGTCCATGCCCGGCAGCCACAGCACCTCGTAGCCCTGCATGCGACGGCGGCGGCTCATCGCGTCCATCAGGGTGTGGTTGAGGGCGTGCCCCATGTGCAGCGAACCGGTGACGTTCGGCGGCGGCAGTACGATCGAGAACGGCGGCTTCTCCGACGAGGCGTCGGCCGTGAAGTACCCGGCCGCTACCCAGCGGTCGTACATCGGTGCTTCCTCGGCGGCCGGGTCCCAGGCACCCGGAAGGTCGGTGGTCTGCTGCGGAGCGTTCTCGGTCACAATGGACAAGTCTACGAACCCGTCACGGCGGGTCACCCAGGGGGAAGGCACTCTGACGATGGCAGAGCCTCAGCAGCCGCAGGAGCCGGACGACCGGCGCCTCGAGACGCACCCGGACCTGATGAACCCGGACTGGCAGAAGTACGCCGCACGGGACGCCTGGCTGGGCGCGAAGAAGGACCTCAAGAAGCGGCGCAGGCGAGAACGCCGCGCGGGCGGCTACCAGCAGCCGGGCCAGAGCCGCTGGCCGGGCGTGCTCGCCCTGCTCATCGTGGTCGGCCTGGTCGCTGCGGCGATCATCGTGCACCAGCTGCAGGGCGTCGGCGTCAACGAATTCGCGTACTTCGGGTAACGCCCGTCCCCCACCGTCGATGAGTCAGTCGTCGACCTTGGGGGGACGCACGTGGACGAGGACAACCTGCTCGAAACGCACCCGGACCTGATGGACCCGGACTGGCGCAAGCACGCGCAGACCGATGCCTGGCTCGGTGCGAAGAAGGACCGCAAGCAGCTCCGCAAGCAGCAGAACCGCGCCAGGCGCCGCCCGAGCCGCCGGTGGTGGGGCTTCGCGGCGTTCCTGCTCGTCCTGGCCGTGACGACGACGGCGATCGTGCTGGCCGGCCGCCGGCCCGCCCACGACGCCGGCCCACCGGACCCGACGTCGGTGCCGGACGTCGCCCCGGTCGACCTGGCGCACCCGTACGCGCACACCCCCGCCGACGTCTGGCCGAAGGGTGTGGACGGGATCACCGCCCCCGCA
Encoded proteins:
- a CDS encoding bifunctional 2-polyprenyl-6-hydroxyphenol methylase/3-demethylubiquinol 3-O-methyltransferase UbiG, with amino-acid sequence MPFNHNDHYHPLLLDLLPPGPGIALDVGCGTGRFARRLAATGMAVEAVDVSAAMVAAAAGLGSPGPGEIVYRQADVTTDPLPEAHYDYISCLASLHHMPFETVAKLRRALVPGGVLVVLGLAKPSTPADWAKVVAAVPVNALARLVVYAGERLNGGPEEGPKAPVVDDYPTLAELRRESARLLPGSTVRSLLFWRTLITYREHGDGDPTDG
- a CDS encoding SGNH/GDSL hydrolase family protein; amino-acid sequence: MRTTRLLVAVLSAAVLLTATAAAASAAGTVHHYVALGDSYTSGPFIPLQRSDPLGCGRSTANYPSILAATLKPGVFTDVSCAGATTASMTAPQPVAFNATNPPQLNALRLDTDLVTLGIGGNDFDLFGRLLATCPGLRAGAPAGNPCEQHFTVNGVETVPMAVTAIQPRIEAVLAAIHQRSPGARVIVVGYPRIAPDTGSCPDVLPFADGDYAWLNRVESDLNAALAAAAANTAAEYVDTFGPSTGHDACARGGAAWINGKDPNIFAAAAYHPFQAGMAGAAAAVLKALT
- a CDS encoding alpha/beta fold hydrolase, which translates into the protein MPEVTLEDTVVHYDRTGDGPALLLLHGTAASREQWAPLTAQADGFTVLAPDFPGSGRTTDDGGPITVEALAAQAEAVLDDAGFDTAHVVGHSLGGVVAAQLAGTRPRRVRSAVLHAAWPATDVRQDAEFRYWLDLLETGTFARMLPLMAFGPRYWEQATAESNEQLVKTLETVIQPGADRQIEADRAVDLRPVLGRITAPVLVLGSAHDRIVTADQQRALVAAIPDARAAEIDAGHGAPAELPDEFARLVLGFVRSAP
- a CDS encoding alpha/beta fold hydrolase encodes the protein MPITEVNGTRLHYEDDGTGPALLLLHGWGTSGRVWGSCLPDLVRDHRVVTLDWRGCGRSDRPAEGNTIAQITADLTRLVETLEIEPTVVGSSIGGLFATELGLKRPDLVDHVVAVGSPGYWPGTGMLDQVLSLRGQLVDDRAGTLAGWVPGWFAPGAARELVDWTLRQLLDSGTYIDALFTECTTYDPRPRLKDLKTPITYLHGELDAQIPLEVPRTCAAETPGARVHVLAGCGHLPHQENPRAFTAALREIV
- a CDS encoding LysR family transcriptional regulator; translated protein: MNGGRSVELRQLRYFVTVAEELHFGRAAERLHIVQPAVSQQIRRLERSLGVTLFSRTTRSVVLTEAGQRFLPEAREVLAAARRAAESVASLRDVRLLRLGTSEGLGDRLDALLRAFARVSPSTSLELVHAPTLQRLQRVRDGSLDATIVRGPWPSSGLDLTPLWMDEVFVALPASHPLASSSVVSFASLASLPARLSPPSRNQPLYDLVVSCCREAGFEPVLGPDFTTAQDTLGTLGFGRPHWTVFYRAHANLLPVPGVAFRPLKEPTPRMQTYLATPSDRRVTAEVVALIEAARATETG
- a CDS encoding valine--tRNA ligase encodes the protein MTENAPQQTTDLPGAWDPAAEEAPMYDRWVAAGYFTADASSEKPPFSIVLPPPNVTGSLHMGHALNHTLMDAMSRRRRMQGYEVLWLPGMDHAGIATQNVVERQLAGEGLSRHDLGREKFVERVWEWKAEYGGKILGQMKRLGDGVDWSRERFTMDENLSKAVQTVFKNFFDEGLIYRAERIINWCPRCQTALSDIEVDHNDDDGELVSIRYGDGDNAIVVATTRAETMLGDTAVAVHPDDERYAHLVGTEVELPLTGRRIPIVADKHVDPEFGTGAVKVTPAHDPNDFEIGRRHDLPMLTIMNERAEITAPGPFEGLDRFEARPAIVAALRELGRIVAEKRPYVHAVGHCSRCDTVVEPRLSLQWWVKVEQLAKLAGDAVRDGRTKIHPPELGKRYFDWVDNMHDWTISRQLWWGHRIPVYYGPDGEVVCVGPDEQPPTGEGWTQDPDVLDTWFSSGLWPMSTLGWPSSSEDLAKFYPTSVLSTGYDILFFWVVRMMMFGVHQMHGAQPFDHVYLHGLIRDAQGKKMSKSRGNVIDPLEWMDAYGADATRFTLARGANPGADMALADEWAAGSRNFCTKLWNATKFAMMNGASVASPLPEASSLTEADRWILGRLGALVSEVDGLFEEFQFAKVAGALYQFTWNELCDWYLELAKVQLYQGDDARVAATRAVLGHVLDTVLRLLHPFIPFITEKLWTALTGGESLVIASWPSASPGYADPVADARIADVQKLVTEIRRFRADQGLKPGQKVAARLAGYAGGHEDAVRSLVRLTPPADDFAASASLEVALADGVVTVELDLSGTVDVAAERKRLEKDLAAARKELTQTEAKLGNEAFIAKAPEQVVAKIKTRKETAEADIDRITARLAALPAS